The following proteins come from a genomic window of Eretmochelys imbricata isolate rEreImb1 chromosome 11, rEreImb1.hap1, whole genome shotgun sequence:
- the LOC144272348 gene encoding dnaJ homolog subfamily B member 2-like encodes MGEYYEVLRIPCDASDEDIKKAYRKAALKWHLDKNPGNKEHAEQKFKEIAEAYEVLSDKSKRDLYDRYSKNGLTGAGPGGSRAEDGAPRFMFHFRSPHDIFREFFAGQEPFCGSSGPFNSSINAGKDFRFFSTSTKFINGKRITTKRTVENGQEQVEIEEDGELKSVHINESASEQLLRQGQEQSCLTAEDWSGL; translated from the exons ATGGGGGAGTACTACGAAGTGCTGCGCATTCCCTGTGATGCCTCGGACGAGGACATCAAAAAGGC GTACAGGAAGGCGGCGCTGAAATGGCACCTGGATAAGAACCCGGGGAACAAGGAACACGCCGAGCAGAAGTTCAAAGAGATCGCGGAGGCCTACGAAGTGCTGTCGGACA AGAGCAAGCGCGATCTCTACGACCGCTACAGCAAGAATGGGCTCACGGGGGCAG GGCCTGGGGGATCGAGGGCTGAAGATGGAGCCCCTAGATTTATGTTCCACTTTCGCAGCCCCCATGACATCTTCAGAGAGTTCTTTGCGGGACAAGAGCCTTTCTGTG GATCCTCTGGACCCTTCAACTCCAGCATCAACGCAGGAAAAGACTTCCGCTTCTTCTCTACCTCGACCAAGTTCATCAATGGCAAACGCATCACAACCAAAAG GACTGTGGAGAACGGGCAGGAGCAGGTGGAAATTGAAGAGGATGGGGAGCTGAAATCTGTCCACATTAATG AGTCAGCCAGTGAGCAGCTGCTTCGACAAGGACAGGAGCAGAGCTGTCTCACGGCCGAGGACTGGTCTGGCCTCTAG